GGAGAACCTCGAGCAACGGGTGAAGGCCCTCGGGATGCAGGACAAGATCTTCCAGGTCCTGATTCCCACCGAGGAGGTGGTGGAGCACCGGGAGGGCGGCAAGAAAGAGGTGGTCCGCCGCAAGCTCTACCCCGGCTACATCTACGTGCTGGTGGACCTGGGCGACACCCCCGGCGAGTTCAACGAGGCCTGGGAGGTGGTCCGGAACACCCCAGGCGTGACCGGTTTCGTGGGCACCGCCACCCACCCAGTGCCCCTCACCCCGGATGAGGTGCAGCACCTGCTCGAGATCTCGGGCCTGGCCGGGAAGAAGGAGAGCCCCAAGCCCCAGG
This genomic window from Meiothermus sp. QL-1 contains:
- the nusG gene encoding transcription termination/antitermination protein NusG; translated protein: MSIEWYAVHTYVGYEDKVKENLEQRVKALGMQDKIFQVLIPTEEVVEHREGGKKEVVRRKLYPGYIYVLVDLGDTPGEFNEAWEVVRNTPGVTGFVGTATHPVPLTPDEVQHLLEISGLAGKKESPKPQVTFKEGDVVRVVSGPFADFTGVVGEVNLERQKVKVLVSIFGRETPVELDFSQVARA